In the Brettanomyces nanus chromosome 1, complete sequence genome, agaggttCTAGAATACATGGCTGAACCAGAAGGGGCACGAAGAGTTCTTGTTTTAAAACGACCTGTTCctaacaaaaagaagacagCAACAGGAGTTAAAAAACAATTCTCATACCCTAATCCTTTAAATAATTACACAGAGAGCTTTGATGTAGAAGCGGTAATTAAGGATTTCTCCCATTTTGGAAAAATAGTTGAAGTGACGCCAGTAATTTCACGGAAACTATCTTTTGGGATCCAATTCTTTGATGTGATATCTGCAATGGCCGCTAAACACAGTATAGAAGGGAACTTTGAAAACGAGGACGAGCTCAAGGTTGAAATTGCAAAGAAGTACAGTGATTGGTACGTCTGGTATGGTAAAGATCCTACCGACAAGCCTATTTTAGAGTAGGCTGAAAGAATTCATCAGCGTCGGACGCGGTATTACCTGGGAAAAGAATCCTGCTACGCCGTGACTACCCAATAAAATCCCCGGTGGGTAAAAAATGTCTCTTTCATCTGGCTCCTGTTCCTGAGCGCATCTTCTCTATAACTAGGTTTTCTATTTTACATTAATACACACTCCAAATCATAACAAGAGTTCTTGAAATGTACAAGAGCAGACTGGCGATCAATGGAAGATGCAGGGCAGCAGGATTCCATATTCAGTCACTGCACGGCATCAATTGTGCCAGACTATTTAATACGTCAGTTATTGCACGAAAGTCACAGTTAACATCGTTGCACGATATAGAAAAATGTTTAAATCAACCGAGAGAGGAGGACTATCTATTTCGGACGATTTCCAGGCAAATGACGGAGAGAAATGACGGAGAGGATATGTTGAACTCGTTACGAACACTACCTCAATTGCAACTATTGAAGAGCCGAGGTGAAATATTAGCAACATTGAAACATGATAGACCGGATCTACAGGATGGCAGTATGAGGAAGTTAATATTATGGTACAGAATTATCCACGGCTACAtccagttcttcaaagaaggtATCAGTAACGTATGGAGAACATACAGAGAGTTAAAGAAAACTGTGTATAGACGGCATGATCCTTTCTATATTTTTGATAATGGTTTGGATAGATCCGATAAGGCTACTGGAAGCTCGaaagataagaagatgatcttGAGGAGTCTGTCACTAGATCAGATCATTGGCGAGCTAGCTACAGCGGTAAGGTGCCAGCATAACGTAGAAGGGGACAAGATGTGGctatttgaaaagaaggatgacAGAAACTACATACGTATCTCAAGAAAGCAGCTACAGAGTATGATTAGAAACAAATATGACATGCGAAGACTTCCATTTTTTGCTGTTTTGTTTGCCATTTTGGAAGAATTCTCCCTAGCAATTTGCTGGCTTTCACCATACATCTTGCCCACAACTTGTTTGTTTCCCAAGTTCATGCCTAGATATTATAGCCGAAGTGTTAAGGCtcagaaggagttgaagaaactcAGAAAGAATGTGCCGTTAGTTGATATTGCTTCTAGAAATCCGTATAGTATGTCTACGGAAGAATCGAGATTCCTGTGCGAATTTCTTTTAGTGAATCGAAGCTTTAAATGGGCCAACTACATGGAGAGTCGACATTTTATGTGTCAGCGTTTACTAAAACGGTACAAAGAGATTTCCTTGGACAACTATCTCATTGTAAGAGATGGAGGTGTGGATAAGCTGGACATTCTGGAACTATTCGATGCATGTATACGAAGAGGATTAATTGATATTGAGAATTTGATGCAGAATATCAGTCATAACAAGACGAACAGCTACTACACCAATTTCCCGGCCAAGGATGAAATGAGAAAGAATTTAAGGAAGTTCATAGTGGACTTCAACGATCGCGGGAACAATGCCGGACTCCTCGGATTATATGCAACGGCTGAGCCTGCAACATCCGAAGCCAAGTAGCAGGTTCCCATACTCTTGTTCATAACCCTCGATCACTGACTTATAAATAGACAAGTAATAAACGGTTGTAATATTAATGCACTAGAATCTCCGAAGCATCCGAACACCAGAACATCCGATCTACTAACTGAACATATTCCGGGCCGTGGAAAGAGTGATGAAGCAAGACACGAAGGAAAGAGACACAAATTCAAATTCTAATACTAAAGAGGTAAAACTGTCTGCATCTCTGTATAGGACATGGGTTGTAGACATAAGCGTACCTAGACTGCCCAAAGAGTCAATTCCCTCATGACCTGCCTTCCAATGAAGATCGATCACCTGGTGGGCTCCCGGTACTCCTCACGTCCGCCAATCGCGGCGTACTTTCTTCCCTGTCAGGCAAATTGGAGCAacgaaaaattttcgaaTTCTTCACAGAGTTGCATCCCCTCCCCACACTCCGAGAACAGCTAGTAAAATGCCAAGCAATGAGCTACAGGAACCAGGAGGAAACAAATAAAAAGCGTAAAATAAATAGAgagtaaaaaaaaaagcttCTTCCATATTGGCTCTAAAAAAGAAGTCATACAGTTTTAGTTCGCATGTCCTGCTTTTCCAAGGCTATTTCATTTTATCTCAGTTACCATTTTTTAGGAGGAGGATCGACCATTCCTTAAGCCAAGATATCCAGCTTTTCTAGTTGaccaacttcttctattgCTAGAGTATATTCCTTGCGGATATTCGTCCCCACTTATTattctctccttttttaatctttggcttttttttttagagTTTCTTTTAAAGGACTTAAGAACTATATTATCACACATCATGGCTCGATTCGGAACAATGCTGGCCCATCTTAGGCACCACGAGGAGTCTAATGATCAAGAAACTTCTATTCCGGAAAAAAGAGTAGACCTAATAGATGGTCAAAAGTCATCCCAACAGTCTCTTTCAAGCCGACAATCCTCCATGGCCCTGAAGCCTcagatatcttcttcaaataatAGTGAGAGTCAAGTTGGTATTACAGATGCAAATCAGAGTCAACGCATGATTCAGGGTCACAGTCATAATCATAGTAAGTCAcaacttttcaatcaaCAGATGTCCAATGCGGGAGAAGCTGCTGCATCATTTGCGGCTACCAATGGCTCATTGAGTCCTACTGTTTCTAATTCTGGTATGAATACCGGATCTGTGCCTCAAGTGATCAGCTCTAGACGTTCATTCTTTGGATTATCTATGGGAAGATCTCATACTGGTGATAGTCTATTGGACCATTACCACGGTGCTAACACTCAATTAAATATGACGTCTGCTCATGCTGAAAGGCCGCAGCCTCattattcatcttccatgGTAcaattgaaaaagttttTCCGTCCTATGAGGAAGCGGACTACACACGACAGTGGAACGACGTCTCCTCGAACCGTATCGCATGCTAACTCCGGCCCTACTTTTACGCATGATTCACATAACAACATGATAGTTAAGACAGATCAGAGATTCTGGGATGGACTGGAAGGTTCTCTCTCAAAGAAATATGGAAAGCCAGGTAAAATGTTGGGTTCGGGAGCGGGTGGATCCGTTCGTTTGATCAGCAGAGAATCCGATAATGTCACATTTGCCGTCAAGGAGTTTGTTCCTCGAAGAGCCCATGAGAGTGTCAAGGAGTATGCCAAAAAATGCACAGCTGAGTTTTGTATCGGATCCACGCTTCATCATCCCAACGTTATCAAAACATTGGATATTATCTGCGAGAACAATCACTACTATGAAGTGATGGAATACGCTCCTGttgacttcttttctgtgGTTATGTCCGGTAAGATGACTCGTTCAGAAATCAATTGCTCCCTCAAACAGATCACCTTAGGTGTTCAATATTTACATTCTGTTGGATTGGCACATAGAGATTTGAAATTAGATAACTGCGTGGTGACCAAACAGGGAATACTCAAACTAATCGACTTTGGCTCCGCCGTAGTGTTCAAGTATCCATTTGAAGACGAAGTGGTGATGGCACACGGCATTGTGGGATCAGACCCATACCTGGCTCCAGaggttctttcttctaccAATCGTTACGATCCACAATTTGTCGATATATGGTCTATTGGTATCATATATTGTTGTATGACTCTCAGGAGATTTCCATGGAAAGCTCCTAAGAAAGATGATCCAAGTTTCTCTCTGTATTGcatggaagatgatattcCCCATGACTACTTGGAGAGTGCAAAAAGACATAAACAATTGTTACTGgagagaaagcagaagattgcagaaaaaagaaagttaGAGGAAcagagaaaagaggaaCAAGATGAAAACGATGATCTTTGTGGTGTTACGAAGGGTGTTGAAGCAGTGTACATTAAAGATAAGCACGAAAACgagaagaacgagaacgagCATGAGGGTGAGCATGAACAGAAGAACGCTGATGAGTTTGAGTTAGATCGTGAGaatgaggagaaggagaaagaacaCGAGTCAAAGCAGGAGCACGGGCACgaggagaagaataaggagaaggaaaatgtGAATGAGCATGAGCAGAGTGATGGGGATGAGCACAAATTTGTGGAAGACCATAATGAtatgaaggtgaaagaagatgtgAAGAATGAAGAGCAGGATGAtgcaaaagaagattcagaTCAGAAGGTTGATGACTTAGAGAACGTTGACCAGAATAAGCTTGAAGCACAACCTGACAAGTTACACTCATCACATCATAAGTTGAGCCCAGAGCCTAAATCGGAAATCGACAGTGTACCAGAGCGTCGCCAAAAGGCGGTTTCCAAGACTCATCGGCAAATTCACGGTCCTTATAGATTGATGAGGTTGCTTCCTCATGCTTCTAGACCTCTGATATCACGCATGCTTTGTGTT is a window encoding:
- a CDS encoding uncharacterized protein (EggNog:ENOG41) gives rise to the protein MARFGTMLAHLRHHEESNDQETSIPEKRVDLIDGQKSSQQSLSSRQSSMALKPQISSSNNSESQVGITDANQSQRMIQGHSHNHSKSQLFNQQMSNAGEAAASFAATNGSLSPTVSNSGMNTGSVPQVISSRRSFFGLSMGRSHTGDSLLDHYHGANTQLNMTSAHAERPQPHYSSSMVQLKKFFRPMRKRTTHDSGTTSPRTVSHANSGPTFTHDSHNNMIVKTDQRFWDGLEGSLSKKYGKPGKMLGSGAGGSVRLISRESDNVTFAVKEFVPRRAHESVKEYAKKCTAEFCIGSTLHHPNVIKTLDIICENNHYYEVMEYAPVDFFSVVMSGKMTRSEINCSLKQITLGVQYLHSVGLAHRDLKLDNCVVTKQGILKLIDFGSAVVFKYPFEDEVVMAHGIVGSDPYLAPEVLSSTNRYDPQFVDIWSIGIIYCCMTLRRFPWKAPKKDDPSFSLYCMEDDIPHDYLESAKRHKQLLLERKQKIAEKRKLEEQRKEEQDENDDLCGVTKGVEAVYIKDKHENEKNENEHEGEHEQKNADEFELDRENEEKEKEHESKQEHGHEEKNKEKENVNEHEQSDGDEHKFVEDHNDMKVKEDVKNEEQDDAKEDSDQKVDDLENVDQNKLEAQPDKLHSSHHKLSPEPKSEIDSVPERRQKAVSKTHRQIHGPYRLMRLLPHASRPLISRMLCVDPKKRATIDEILADSWFNDIKYCTIDKEGNVINDPGHHHTIII